A genomic window from Spiroplasma helicoides includes:
- a CDS encoding LSm family protein → MSKQIVEQNYLGKINQILESNNLKLYELNWVFEYETDVLQILVVNKDESIKNVEFDALVKSNEAISAMLDEDTLLKNAYVLEVSSAGAERQVKDKETLLNNIGSYFYIKSNLGIENIYEFNATLKSYDKESDEFVFEFFIKGRPKKAKLKFDDISFIRFAIKF, encoded by the coding sequence ATGTCTAAACAAATTGTTGAACAAAACTACTTAGGAAAAATTAATCAAATATTAGAAAGTAATAATCTGAAACTTTATGAATTAAACTGAGTTTTTGAGTATGAAACTGATGTATTACAGATTTTGGTTGTTAATAAAGATGAAAGTATTAAAAATGTTGAATTTGATGCTTTAGTAAAAAGTAATGAAGCAATATCTGCTATGCTTGATGAAGATACATTGTTAAAAAATGCTTATGTTTTAGAAGTGTCAAGTGCAGGTGCTGAACGACAGGTAAAAGACAAAGAAACATTGTTGAATAATATTGGTTCATACTTTTATATTAAAAGTAATTTAGGTATAGAGAATATTTATGAATTTAATGCCACATTGAAAAGTTACGATAAAGAAAGTGATGAATTTGTGTTTGAATTTTTTATAAAAGGTAGACCAAAAAAAGCAAAATTGAAGTTTGATGATATAAGTTTTATTAGATTTGCAATAAAATTTTAA